The genomic segment TTCTGTCCCAGAGAAATGAACGGATCCCATTTTTGTAGATGTCCATTAGTTGATTTTGTCTGGGTTGGAAAATCCACAAAAATCACTCAATATTGGTAACCATACTGCCATGGTATTGTAATTAATGATGCCAAAAACACATAGGACTGATAAAGTGCAATTACTGTACTAAAAGTGGATAGGGAGAGGAAATTAGTTTTGAATTTAATAATATGGGAACTTGGTCATATAGGGATGTCAATAAATCGGGCAATTGTAACTTAGGTACAACATATACCAGAAATGCAACAAGATAAGGCCTTGGTGAGCTGACATGGACTATTAATACAGCTTTGGACTCTGTATCCCAAAAAACAATGacatagagggagtgcagtgaagatttacttgACTAGTTACAGAGATGTCAAGTTTCCTGTATGAGAAGCAATTGAGTAGTCTAGACCTATATTCCTTATAGattatagaagaatgagaaatgagctTATTGAAACTTACAAAATTCTTACACAGTTGGACAGATTGGATGCAAGGAGGAGATTAAGACACCAAAATTAACCTACAGTACTACTATGTCATTTACCAAGTGGTGATTTTGTGGAATGGGTTCCCTGGTAGGAGGTGGAAAAAGACAATATTGATTCATACTGATTGGTTCTATCATGGCCTGCTTTGGAAATTTGAATgctcaggaacacagaaggctgcaaaaaaaacccagcaggtATAGCCAAGTCCATTGTGgtcactgacctcccatccattgaagacacctATGTGAAGCGCTTCCTCAAGAAAGGAGCCAACATCATAAACAATCCCCCACACcgttcacaacctcttctcactgctacctttaggcagAAGGCACAGAGGTTTGGTGGTACTGTTCAAGAACAGCTTTTGAACATTCCCTTACTGTCCTAACCATAACACTACTCCAGGAATACAAAATATCTGTCTGCAGATATTTATAAAgtcatgacatgacatcacatttttATTGCACTAATttcatctgtgaatatttatctttttatAATTTTTAGCTTATTTTTCTCATGTGTAAATGTATACTTTGTAGTGTATTTAACATGTCTGTGTAGATCGGCTTCATTATATTTCTACATTGTAgttatgtttatgacaataaacactcGTCATCAGTTAAAGGCAAATTAAATAGATTGCATTCAAAAGAAACATTTTGGGAACTAATGCATTAGTCAGACACAAAATAATGACCCACAAGGGACTGCAGATGCATGGAGCGGCTTCATGGACAGCAGTCTTCACTCAGTAAGGACATATTTAAGAGacagtctcaagaaagcagcctctaggaccctcaccaccaggccatgccctcttcactctgctaccatcaggaaggatgtacaggaacctgaagacgaacacccaaaagtacaaaaacagcttcttccttctgCTATCAGATTTTTAATGGAAAAcaaaccacagacacgacctaagtttctcttctttttccactaatttatttatttttaaaggatgtagtttatagcaatatttgtacctgtaaaactgctgcaaagcaacaaattccatgacaataaatggagGAACTCGTGGGGCGAGAGcatcaggagaaagaatctcagggttgtatgtgatgtcgtgtatgtgctcttgataataaatctgaaatcagtgcaTTATTTCTTAGGGAAAAAaacggtcaatgtttcaggtcgaaacccttcatcaagacataaAATGATGGTGGGAGTAACATGAATGAGAAGAGACTTCTCAACTATTGATCCTTGATGTTGGAGATTCAGATTCATCCAAATTTATTGCCCAGGAGGGGGGGCATTAAACCTATTATGCCCATCTCAGCCAAAATAAATCCATTCAAATTGATCACAATTCCCAACTGTAGATCTTAATGATCATGGATCTTTGTTGCACCTCCACCTACCTTTTAGGCAATTCCACAAAACTTTTGTGGTTAaggattttcccccccccccccccctcttctacTTATCATAAATCTACATGCCTAGTTTCTGACCTTTTTTTCCAAGAGAAATAGGTTCCTCCCATTTAACTTGTCTGGATCACTGATCATTTTAGATACCACACGTAACCCGTCGTTTATGATCCCAATAAAGCAACTCAGGCTTGCCAGTCTCTCCTCACAACTACAAGTCCCCAGCTCCAGCAGCATCCTTTTAAAGCTCTTTTACATCCTCCCTAGTGCTATCGAATCCTTCCTGCAGTGTGATGACCAATGCGGTACTCCCGCAGTAGCCTAACCTGTGTTTTATGCAGAAACACAAAGGCTGCAGGACCTGGattcttgagtgaacaaagagaagatgGAGGGACTCGGTGGGTCATGGCGAGAAATGGTCAGCCTACATTTTGGTTCAGGAGAATTGCAGCATGCTCTCCAACTATTACATCATACAATAAAATTAGTATATGCCTTCTTACCCACTTTATCAACCTATCTGGCTACCTTCAGGAACATACGGAATTGCACCCTCTTTTCCACTGCAATCCCTGTTTAGCTAATAACAATGCATGAGACATGGGAGGTTTGAAGGAACAACAAACCAGTGACAGGCAAGACCACACCCAGCAGTTGTTTGCAAAACGTATCTACCATCTATACTGTTTTACTTTAATATTTTGTCCTTCAGTAACTTGGTTTTATTTCATTGTTGTAACTTGAACGATGTGCTGatttcctcctttatttctttttttctttctttggcttcgcttcgcggacgaagatttatggagggggtaaaaagtccacgtcagctgcaggctcgtttgtggctgaccagtccgatgcgggacaggcagacacgattgcagcggttgcaagggaaaattggtgggttgggttggtgttgggtttttcctctttgccttttgtcagtgaggtgggctctgcggtcttcttcaaaggaggctgctgccccgccaaactgtgaggcgccaagatgcacggtttgaggcgttatcagccactggcggtggtcaatgtgcaggcaccaagagatttctttaggcagtccataCCGCATAACCCACAAACATGTTGTACCAACCAAGAGCTTAGTCACCTGTCCTGGCATCTCCTTGCTGTTCATTTGTTTTATGCTAAGAATTTGGGATGTGCCTGGAATTATTTGCTCAAAAAAAATCCAAGTGGCTGTCACTGATTATCCATCACCACATTTTTGCAAATGTGAATTAACTTATTTATTGGAAAGGCTTTTAAATAGGTGAATCATGGCATATTTCCTTCATAATAGCatgttagacattatcaatttaaaATGAACAAAAACTAACCATTAATAAAAAGTTAATTTATGAATTTTGTTCAAGGTGTCCCAAACAGTTTGATAGTGGGACCGCCACAGCAGAACTGAAATATGAAGATTTTTTTCCATGCTTGTTTCAGAAATGCTGCAATATACTTATCTAGATCGAGAGGAAATAGTTGGTGGGGCTCTCAAATTTGCTTTGTGAGTTCCTGGAAATAATCATAATTTCCCCTTTCCCAGAGTATTCACtagatgcacccccccccccagttgtcTCTAAGCCCATCTCTAAGCCCAATAAGTCATTGAtctggagcagccattctcaacaggggtccTTACTGCCACCACTGTGGTTGGGGggtggtcacagcacatttaagtcaaAACCTCGTTCTTTTCACCTCACCTAACAatctttttatgtagtcagtgaaACCAAAATTTTGGGCGGCACTGTTGACGtagtagttagcacaacacctttacagcacaagCAATTGGGTCTGGGGTTTGAATTCCTTGctgactgaaaggagtttgtaggttctcccatgACAGcctgggtttttcctgggggttctggtttcctcccaccgtttgcaacataccggggtgggggggttaattGAGTGGATTCGTGGTGTTACcatgcagtgtcttaaaaaaaaagtgactgtttcacagggaagggggatcATAAATTCAAGCAGAGTCctggttggggtggtgggggcagagctggaaaaaaaaagttgagattgGCTGCTCTAGAGCGAAGAGGTCAATCAACTCTCCAATTGTTGGCTTTCCAATGCCACTGCAGGAGTCAAATGGGAATGGCACTCTCTGGTTTGCTGTGTTTTGGATAGCAAAGGGCTTTCTGACATCCTCATGATCTTTCCCTTGAGAAgcactagccccttttccactgaacCCTTGTCCCAGGTCTTAACTGGGACAGGATCCAGCGGAAAAAGCGCAACTggcatcaaatgacatcatttcacaagGGGGATTAACCCCCCAGCATTTACTGAAGCCGGCGCGCTGATAAAACCAgcggaaaagggacagcagaaagtcacccgtttccagttgaaggtccTCAGGGACCAGTTGTGCCCTAGTGGAAGGGGCTTCCGATCCGGGGACAGGACACAGccgattaactgggatgccaggggaaagggggggggggggggctacgcTTTCCCAAGGGTCCAAACCTCATCCAACAAtaagaccccaccacccacccagaTCAAGTCTCCACCTATACTGCCCGACCCGCTGAGCATCTCCAGCGGGTCTGCTTCTCTATATTAATCCATTAGCCCATTCCCAACTTCTATATTTACAGTGACCACCCTCCAAAAAGAAGCGTTTGGGATGTCCCGACGTCTGAGCGCGGATTGTCCGGGCTGGATCCTCGGCGCCTTCGAGCGGTCAGAGTGGCGGTGAGAACTGGAGGGGTAGGGACACGCCGGAATTAGCACTTTTTGCTTCGCATAATCATTTAAGGAAGGGATTAAAGAAAAAGGTGGCCAATTCCACTGAAATGGTTACAATCAAAGGTCTGGTGTGCGAAGAGTTAAGAAACTGGAAACCTTGTTTGCGCAACAATCAGTGCAGATCTAAGCCGCGCCAAAATGTCTAGACGACCACATGATTGGAGTCAGCCAATGGCTGAGATGTAACCTAGGAGGCCCAGTGtgttggaaagagagagagagtgagggagggaagatCTACAGTCTCACTGTCCGTTCAGGGTGCACAAAATCTACCACTCACTCCTGCctgtgtttgatttttttttaaacttgggatttttttaaaaactggcacTGCTGGAAAGAATCGAAATCACTGAAGATCTGGCTTGCAGTTTCTTTGGATCTATTACAGAGGGCATTTCACACTGAAGACTGCAGATTTAACGGAGAAAGAAGCGAGAGGCTTTTAAAAAGGAGAGGACATTGCCAATCCTGCAGAAGCTACTCTTTCTGTCCTCGCCTTTGTGGATGGGAGAGTTTGTTGCAATTTTTGCATTGGTTACTGTTGCAGTTTTCCTTTTGCACGGGTGCTTGTTACGGGGTTTCTGCCCCCGGACCCTTTGCACAGTCCCCTTTTAGAGCCGAATGTGGCAGCTGTGTCGGGGTGATCGGGTCCCGGAGCTGCCTGGCTCTCCCCCCGGGTTGATGCCGTCTGATCTCCCCTTTTAAAAatccccttccctttctcccccttcccacccctcctccAAGAGGAAAGGacgagtgagagaggggggggtcgCATCGTGAAGTGGCGGGGTTATCGATTGCACTCCCCGACTCTCGTGATTATAATCGTCGCATGTTCAGATCCAAACGCTCGGGCCTTGTGCGGCGACTTTGGCGAAGCCGGGTAacggggagcaatgggcaggaGACGGAGGATTGGAGCGACCCGGCCGGATCGTTCAACGAGCTCAAGTCAGTAACGCACTCGCTGCTGAAGAGGCTGAAGGAGAAGCCCTTGGAACTGTTGTTTCAGGCTGTGGAGAGCCGAGGGGGGCTGCACACCGCTTGTGTCCTGATGGCGAGGAACGAAGTGAGAGTTGGCAAGCAGACCCTCGCCCCCCAACTCTTGCTTTGCAGACTTTTCAGGTGGCCTGATCTCAAGCAGCTCTTCGAACTCAAGAGGCTTTACCCTTGCGAGGGCTTTTCCAGGAGCGCGGAACACGCTACAGTTTGCTGCAACCCCTATCACTTCAGCCGGCTCTCTGGCCCAGGTGAACCTTCTTTATTAACATCCACCCCATGCCCACACGTTCCATCCCCGAGGGCTTCACCACCTTTTGTGCATTTCACCAGTTGCATTCGTGTGAAGCTCCACCTTTTCAGAAGGTGCTGGGTGCTTCGCTCTGCCACAAGCtttaatcacccccccccccccaagcattTTAAACAGTCCTGAACCCCATCTGGGGGATCCAAGTGGAAAAACTCACTGGAATCCCCAGAACTAGAGTTGGCCCCTGAGTTCATTTTTAGCGCATGGCCCTAATCTCCGCCGCTCATGTCAGGTTTCTTTCCCTGTAGCCATTCTGAGCCTGTGGTTCCACCTCAATCATGGGTCAATATATGAACCCCACCACCTGAACGTTTACTCCACAGTCGTCCGCTCATGTAGTTTACTAGGATCGTCTTGAGTTTAAAAGTTATGAAATGTGCAGCTTATTCACAAATGTACAGTTTGGAGAAATGTTCATTTAATTTTACAAACTGGGGTTTAAAGAGTTaaaaaaagggaggggggggagagaaaccTTTTATAGACCTCGTTATGTTTCATTCATGAGCTGGAGGTTTCATTCATTACATTAGAGATGTACATTTCAAGCCATTTGTAACAAGTATGTATCCAGGGCTAATCGAACACGGGTGAAATTTGATGTCCTTAATCTAGATTAGAGAAGAGAGAAGCAGAGTTGATACTGGGTTGTTTATGACCATGAGTGGTTCAAATCAAATGGGGGGGTTTTTAATgtacttttgtgttttttttccccccaccccacaagcaACACTAAGACAGACCGAAACCATGAAACTGTCAACAGCATGTcttaataaataaatgtttttttaaaaaaagtcccaGCAGACTGAATCCGGTAGGTTACCTGATTGAATCTTCTGTCAACGCCTTGTGAGAACCCAAGCGTCCGCTTGGCGAAGGTTTTCACAACAGTTGAGTGAAGTTGTGTGTCGGTTCTcacatctttgatttttttttggtgtgtgCACGTGTTAAAAGGCATTTTCCTTACAATTTTTGTGGAAACCTCAATATTTAATAACCGagatgaaaagttttttttttaacaagacaTGTCACCTTTCTGCAGATGGAATTCTGGTTTTCACCCCCTTTCATCATTTTTCCATCACGGGTTCTGTCTGGAGGACGCAAGTGCTGCTGAGGAGTTGGGCTGTGCATGACCCCTCACACTGCCCCTTCATTTAGCTCCAGCCTTGAGACCCCACAGTTGACAGGAGGTGCATTGCTTTAGGAAGGGGGCGGGCGCATTGCAGAAGGCGTTGAAAACCTTTCTTGATCAGCAACTGAACCCAGTTGGCCTTTTGATGTTATAATATCGACTGGGGCAACTgagataatttattttaaaagtcaTGAGGGCTGTCAAATGTTGGCACAATATAAAGGAACcactgtcttttaaaaaaaaaaaccccagcccGTCTAAAgttctgttgcatttttaaaaataactaagAATAATTAAAACTTGACGTGATCACTTTTTGATGTCACCGATGCAAACTGTGGGTGTTGTTCGCACTTCAGGTCCTTGCCCTCGCCCACTCCAGTCCATGCTTTAAATGGGACAGGCCGAGCATTGGGGGAGCATTGGCCTCCTGGCATCTGCGAGTCCGTGTCACCTTTTCACGTGGTGCTCCCAGAAACTCCCTTCTCTGGAGCTTGCAACTGTTCCGAAAACGCTTGATTTAAACCTCCCCGGTTCTGCAGACTGGACCAGAactgcagccccccccccccatcccgatCTGGAACCATCCCTTTGAAACGAGATCGATTTCAACtcgtgtttttttctctctcttttttccccctaagAAGTTCCAAAGCTATTTAGGTGAAGGAGTGGCAGTAATATGCAGTTTGCATATCCCTGGCGCCAGCCTGGCTCCTCGTTCATCTGACGACTGAAGCTGGGCAATTACTGCATGCTTACTCTCTCCACAGTTCACTCAGACGCAGGCAGGGATTTTTTTCTCTTGACTTTTTTGATTTTTGTCTCACTTTTGCTCTCCGTTAATTTCCAATGTCCTCAttttcagattctccacctcccccTTACTCCAGATTCTCTTCAAATGATGAAGGAAAGCCATTGGGTAAGTTTTGTCTAACTTTGGAAAAGTTCTCGTTTGTCAATCGCAGAAAGCGTTGTCACAGAAGGAACCTGCAATCTTTCCTCCTCATGAACTAAGTTTTAATGATCTTGCatgaagttaagaatttatcagTGGGCACCTGCCATCTCAGAACCCAGTGGTTTAGGGAATTGCTGAATTTAGGAAggctttgagtttgttgttgaagcagTCATTTAGCTTGGAAGGATTTTAATTGAAACTAAACGAAGCAAGTGTGCATTGCCCATTCAGCCTGCCCTGACCAAGAGGAAGCCTTGAGCTATCAGGAGAGCTTGTGAATCCTGCTGTTATTTTGCATGGTGGCTTGCCAAACATTGAAGCTTCAGTGAGGCTGGCTGTGGTTGCAAGTGTGTGGTGCTGGGGTTGCAAGCAATCAGTCAGCATTACAAGCTTCAGTTTGGCCTGGATTAAACTCTTCTACTATTGCCTAATGAAAACATTTCTCAATTTAAATGGCGCTTCAAGTAAATCAATTGTACAAAAATTTTAatggattttggggggggggggtgctgcacATGAATGAATGTCATGCTCTGAGTGCGAAGCGATTTCCCCAATGTATTTTGCTCCCTGTACTAATCAGATGGCACTGAGGTCTGTAATTCCTTGGAGATTTGGGCCTTTGCTGGTTCAGATTTTGATGGCTTGGATCATGAAAGTTTTGTGGATTTTTCTGCATAGGCCATTCATAGCCATtcattgagagagagaggggcgagagagagaggggcgagagagagaggggggcgagagagagagaggggggcgagagagagaggggggcgagagagagaggggggggcgagagagagggggggggcgagagagaggggggggcgagagagaggggggggcgagagagaggggggggcgagagagaggggggggcgagagaggggggggcgagagagaggggggggcgagagagaggggggggcgagagagagggggggcgagagagagggggggcgagagagagagaggggggcgagagagagaggggggcgggagagagaggggggcgagagagagagggggcgagagagagagggggcgagagagagagggggcgagagagagagggggcgagagagagagggggcgagagagagagggggcgagagagagagggggcgagagagagagggggcgagagagagagggggcgagagagagaggggggacgagagagagagggggggcgagagagagagggggggcgagagagagagggggggcgagagagagggggggcgagagagaggggggcgagagagaggggggggcgagagaggggggggcgagagaggggggggcgagagagagaggggggcgagagagagagggggcgagagagagaggggggggcgagagagagaggggggggcgagagagaggggggagagagagaggggggggcgagTGAGAGGGGGGCGAGTgagagggggggcgagagagagaggggggcgagagagagggggggcgagagagaggggggggcgagagagagggggggggcgagagaggggggggcgagagaggggggggcgagagagagggggggcgagagagagagggagggggagagagagagggaggggcgagagagagagggggggcgagagagagaggggggcgagagagagagaggggggcgagagagagaggggggggcgagagagagagggggggcgagagagatggggggagagagagagagggggggagagagagagaggggggcgaggcgagagagaggggggcgaggcgagagagaggggggcgaggcgagagagaggggggcgaggcgagagagaggggggggcgagagaggggggcgaggcgagagagagggggcgaggcgagagagaggggggcgaggcgagagagaggggggcgaggcgagagagaggggggcgaggcgagagagagggggcgaggcgagagagaggggggcgaggcgagagagaggggggcgaggcgagagagaggggggcgaggcgagagagaggggggcgaggcgagagagaggggggcgaggcgagagagaggggggcgaggcgagagagagggggcgaggcgagagagaggggggcgaggcgagagagaggggggcgaggcgagagagaggggggcgaggcgagagagaggggggcgaggcgagagagaggggggcgaggcgagagagaggggggcgaggcgagagagaggggggcgaggcgagagagaggggggcgaggcgagagagaggggggcgaggcgagagagaggggggcgaggcgagagagaggggggcgaggcgagagagaggggggcgaggcgagagagaggggggcgaggcgagagagaggggggcgaggcgagagagaggggggcgaggcgagagagagggggcgaggcgagagagaggggggcgaggcgagagagaggggggcgaggcgagagagaggggggcgaggcgagagagaggggggcgaggcgagagagaggggggcgaggcgagagagaggggggcgaggcgagagagaggggggcgaggcgagagagaggggggcgaggcgagagagaggggggcgaggcgagagagaggggggcgaggcgagagagaggggggcgaggcgagagagaggggggcgaggcgagagagaggggggcgaggcgagagagaggggggcgaggcgagagagagggggcgaggcgagagagaggggggcgaggcgagagagaggggggggcgaggcgagagagaggggggggccaTTCATAGCTGAAGCTTGTAAATATTGTGCACAGGCTTCTCCATCTTGGTTCCCACTGAAAttcaaggtgggtgggggggtgttttcCATTCTGGTGCAGATGTTCTTAAATGTGAATATGAAAAAAGGACAATATAGATCTGTCCTGTACAACACTGTAGATATTTTAATTGGTGCATCTTTAACCGCCTCTAATACTTATTCCATCAGAATGCACAGTGTCCTACACTGAAACAGAAGCCACCAATTCCCCAAATATTACACCTGGTGATTTCACAGGTAAGATGGCATTCTGTCTTTCCTTTGCTAATAGACTGGTTGTTGAGAAACCTGAATTAAGTTTGCCATAGAGAAATCACAGTGTATAATCTGTTTCCTATCTCCTTTTTAAATAAATGCTTGATTGGTAAATTAATCCTTCCAAAAATATTCATGAGATTTCAACTGGTATTGAGAATGATGGACTTGTATGGAGCCAggaagatgctagaatctggagcaataagTAAACTGCTGGAGAACTCAATGGATCAAGCAGTATCATTTGGGGTGCAGGGGGAGGAATTGCACTGCTTTGGatcgagaccctgcatcaggacttgtTGGCAATTACTTTCACCTCACCGGAGCTGTTCAATCAGCTGATGGACTGACGTGTGGTTGACCCCAAATGCCAGCTTGTGCTGATGTTGCCGAGAGTCACTCTGGTTCTTCCTGCCTTGTCCATGAAAAGATCATTGAATTGGAACTCCTTCGATAATTGAATCAATGCATTGAAGCCTTGtgcccacaattttttttttggctagcTACTGATTTTTACCAATTTACTTTTGGCGGAAGACGTGACATTGCATATCACGCCCACCAGAAGTGTCAATGGAAATGGCTGACCGTGGTTGACTGCTCGGGCTGTCTCAGATTTGGCAAGTTGCTACAAGGAGGAGGGCAAGCCATTTTCTGCCATTTTGTGTGTAATTTAAAGTGAGGGGTGAAGTTTGAGCATTTATGAGCTTTTTTGATCATCGTCCAGCTGACTAAGAAGGGAACCAAATGTGAGATGTGTAACAGCAGAGTGGAGTTCATTGTGCCAGTTATAATCATGTTGAGATTGATCAGAGAAATTCCCTTCTTTGACTAAATTGATTTATACAAAATCGCTGTAAACTCAGCAGGCAATATGTATGGAAATGGAGTAAAGGTTTTGGATTATTGACCTTTCAAGCATTTCCTTTtggacatccagcatggtaacagtccctcCAGCCCAATTAACTTCCAATCCTTGTATGTTTGTTTTCATATATTTGACTAAATTTGTAGTCAAATATTGTTATTCTGCATTCCTTAGTAATTAGAAGCAATATACTTTCTCCAGTGGGGAATGAAATATTTTATTGTAAGTGTTGTCAGTCGTTCACTTGGATAAAAGTGGCATACTATGAATGTTGGAGGATAAATCCTGTACTTTGGTGTTAAGAGAAATCTGATTATCGTAAAGGAAAGGCATGCTGTTACATTGAGTAATATGAAGATTATGTAACAGGTGATTTTGATGAAGTGTCTAAAGATTCTGAAAAAATGTGATAGGAATGCAGAGAGGACATTCCAGAACCAGGGGGCGTAGTCTTGTGATATGGAGCCCTCCGTGGATGTTTCCCTTTCAGAGTGACCTGAATCTTTGGAATCCTCCACCCGGGGAGCTCTGGAGGCTGAATTATTGAATGACTATATTGGTCCAGAGGGAGGGTCAAGCATTATGGAGAGTAGCTGGAGCCAAGATTCAATCAACCATTATATTTTTGAATGGCAGAGTTGTCAGAGACAGGTGCTGAATGGTCTACTCTGGCTCCCTTCCTCTATATTTTTATTTCCCAAGGAGTGCTAACCCAAGGCTAATTTGGTGGAATAAAGATGTTGCCAAGGTGCTGGGTCCCAGATGACAGTCGAGTATAGTGACTGCTGCTGGGAGGTGTGTGCGGACTTCTAGTGTGGTTGAATGTCAGATCAGTGCTTTGCTTGGCTGTGACACCTCTCCTCATGTGTCTGTGCCAAACCTCAACGGAAAACAGCCACTTGGCTCGGCTTACAGTAGGACTTCTGGTGCCTTTGGAACCATAGCGTGGCCTGAGCTGGCACACTGAGTAaatggtgagagagagggaggctctGTGCCGTGTGCTGTGAACACCCTTGACTTGCTTGGTTTCACCACTGTAACACCCATTAACATTTGGGTGGTATCATCGACACCACTGAAATATTCTCCGATAAATTGATGTTGAGCCGAAGGAGGGTACATTGGGACAGTGGCTAATTGCTTGGTAATATTAATAAGAAAAAGATAGAAATTCCATGGCTTCAAACCTTAAAGGCACAGTCACCAGTGGTGAATGGAAGAATAGTGGGTTTGCACAAATTAAGGCGTAAACTCCAGAA from the Narcine bancroftii isolate sNarBan1 chromosome 14, sNarBan1.hap1, whole genome shotgun sequence genome contains:
- the smad6b gene encoding mothers against decapentaplegic homolog 6b isoform X2; amino-acid sequence: MFRSKRSGLVRRLWRSRVTGSNGQETEDWSDPAGSFNELKSVTHSLLKRLKEKPLELLFQAVESRGGLHTACVLMARNEVRVGKQTLAPQLLLCRLFRWPDLKQLFELKRLYPCEGFSRSAEHATVCCNPYHFSRLSGPDSPPPPYSRFSSNDEGKPLECTVSYTETEATNSPNITPGDFTDASLSPDTMKQSHWCIVAYWEHRTRVGRLYTVYEQSVSIFYDLPHGNGFCLGHLALDNRSETVKRTRSKIGYGILLSKEPDGVWAYNRSEHPIFVNSPTLDIPNSRTVIVRKVMPGYSIKVFDYEKSCLLQQASETDFADGPYDPNSVRISFAKGWGPCYSRQFITSCPCWLEIMLNNNR